AGCTGGGAGTTACCTCTAAAAATGTTGACCAAATGGCAAAAAGCACTGACCCTGCTGTCAGAAGATTTCTAGGCGTAGAGGGTAACCTTGGTCAAGACCTAGGGCTGCCTAATGACTTTGCAGCTCGTATTGTTAAACACGTGGGTAATTACGGAGAAATCTACGATCGGCATCTAGGGCCAAGTTCTAAGCTGAATTTACCTCGTGGTCAAAACCGCCTTTGGAAGGATGGTGGGTTATTAATATCACCACCATTTCGATAGCAAGGCTCCTTAACAGCAGGTTGTCGTTAACCGGGTGTTCCATACGGTTTTCCGTAGTAGATGAGCGGATAATCCTATCAAAACTTATCGCAATATTTACGGATTTTTCCTCCGTAAGAAAACACTATTGTGTTAACTTATTAATTGAAAGGATTTCAACCAAATAAATACACTAAGTGCTGATTGTAGCTCTCACACGATGCCGTGAGTGAGGTGTTTAAGCTAGCTTTTCTCTTGGCTACGTCAAGGGTTGCTAGTTTGAGGAGTCGCTGAGAGCTAGACACCATTCCTCCTGTGTGTTGTCTTTGCCTGAGGCCTGTTTCTTTTGAACGTTGCCTCTAGGCTCACAGTCTGCAGGCATTCTCAGAGATTGTTTGTGGTACTGGACAGAGATGGGAGACTATAGGTGTGTTTCTCGATGGGATAGAACTTGCGGCATTTACGTGCAATGTCGGAGCAGTGGTAGCTCTCATCAGTTTGCGACCGCTTACTGATCGCTGCTACCGCTCTGCTGGGATATGGCAAAAGTGCAGTTTTATCATGTGTTTTCTGGTTGATATGCTTTCGCTCCCTTCATACCTTCTTGCCGTTGCCTTGTCCTATGATACTCCGTGACATTCCACTGGTTATACTGATTCCTGCTGCTGGTTATTTGTTGGCTGTTTATCTGCTGTTGTTAGTTGCTCAGCGCCTTCGACGGTTTTCTGAGTTACCAACTGACGACCTAAAGCGCTCGACTAATTTACCCCCAACATAGGGAGAGAACTTGGCTGCTGAGTCTGCTCTCTTGTCTATATGTAGAGCAGCTAAGCAGGTTACTGGATGCATTGAGAAAGATGTACCAAACCCATTAGTGAGATAGCTACTGCTTAGAGGAAGTAATTTCCCAGCAGTAGCTTTTTGCTGTAAAGGGTCTAGGTCTTGCCTAGCCTCAGAGTTAGAAGCGAGGGTAGACTTACCGCTAATCAGCAGGCTACTACGATTAAGAGGGCGGTTATCCCCCCTTAGGGGCTTACCTGAGATTCCTTAACGTTTCGTTACAATGAAGGCATTGCAGGGGGCGGTATCGCTTCTAAAGAAAGTTACGGAGGAGCTGATGAACAGCAGTATTCGTGTTGGCACGCTATTTGGCATTCCATTCTATGTCAATCCATCGTGGTTTTTGGTGCTAGGGTTGGTGACAGTCAGTTACGGTAGTGGTCTCGCTGCCCAGTTTCCTAGTCTCCCAGTGGGCATCCCCTTAATGC
This DNA window, taken from Cyanobacteriota bacterium, encodes the following:
- a CDS encoding amino acid ABC transporter substrate-binding protein; protein product: LGVTSKNVDQMAKSTDPAVRRFLGVEGNLGQDLGLPNDFAARIVKHVGNYGEIYDRHLGPSSKLNLPRGQNRLWKDGGLLISPPFR